The genomic window AACAATGTTTCTAAACTCGCAACCACGGCAATAGTTACAGCCACTACCAACACTTTAGCATCGAAAATCATAGAAAAATCTGGCATGGTAAACAGGTTAAAAAATTCAGACGCACTGTTAACTTCCGGAATTTTAACCATTTGGCTTTCCTTTAAAGCGTTTGATGAACCATTGAACACAATTGCCCCAATGATACCAATAGCAACTACTACTAATGGAGCAGGCACTACATTTATTTTTTTAAATTTAGGCCATAATACAAGAAGCAATATAGAAACCGCACTAATTGCAATAGCAGCAATGCTGAAATGCTGAAATGCGTTACCCAACGCTGAGAAAGTATTTTCGCCATCCATTTGGAAGAAGCTCTCATCGCCAAAAAAATCGCTATCTACACCCAAAGCATGAGGCAGTTGCTTCATAATTAACAAGATACCTATACCTGCCAACATACCCTCTATTACACTAGAAGGAAAGTAATTACCTATTGTACCGGCTTTGATTAATCCTAAAATAAGTTGGAAAACCCCTGCCAGAACTACTGCCATCAAAAATACCTGATAGCTGCCCAAACTAGTAATAGCCGCCAATACAATGGTGGTTAAACCCGCCGCCGGACCACTAACACTTAACTGAGAACCACTAATAGAAGCTGTTACTACGCCTCCAATGATACCAGTAAGCAAACCTGCAAACAAAGGGGCGCCAGAAGCTAGCGCAATACCCAAACACAATGGCAATGCCACCAAAAACACTACAATACTTGCGGGCAAATCGGCTTTTAAGTTCCTTTTTTGCAAATATTTACCTAATCCGCCTCCCATTTGGGCCGAATTTGAATTTTTCATAAAGAATTATATTAATTTCTAAGTTTATTATAGAATATGCTGCAAAAAGTATGGCAGCAAGCATGATATTAACTTATGAAAAATTTGGGGGCGGTGTGGGCACCGAAGGGTGGTGTGGATCTACGTATCTCCGAGAATGTTCAATAAAACTATTCGGAACGCCGCAATCTAAATCGAAATATACATTGTTTAAATCGTACTTCGGAAAAATCAGCTTATAATCTACAAACTTAGCCCCTGCCTTTCCTTTATCTTCCGAAGTATTCTCATTTTCCAATTGCATAATTACCGAAACCATAAATTCATCATCGCAATGCGATAAAAATACAGGCGCACCAGA from Pedobacter sp. SL55 includes these protein-coding regions:
- a CDS encoding SulP family inorganic anion transporter, with the translated sequence MKNSNSAQMGGGLGKYLQKRNLKADLPASIVVFLVALPLCLGIALASGAPLFAGLLTGIIGGVVTASISGSQLSVSGPAAGLTTIVLAAITSLGSYQVFLMAVVLAGVFQLILGLIKAGTIGNYFPSSVIEGMLAGIGILLIMKQLPHALGVDSDFFGDESFFQMDGENTFSALGNAFQHFSIAAIAISAVSILLLVLWPKFKKINVVPAPLVVVAIGIIGAIVFNGSSNALKESQMVKIPEVNSASEFFNLFTMPDFSMIFDAKVLVVAVTIAVVASLETLLSLEAVDKIDPLKRVSPTNRELLAQGVGNIASGMLGGLPMTAVIVRSSANVNAGGRTKVSAITHGLLLLLSLLFIPSLINMIPLSCLAAILLVTGYKLARIGLFKHMYHKGWDQFIPFVVTIVGVVGIDLLKGVGIGMAVSIFYLLRTNMRNPFFYRVQEEGNKKNIRIKLAEEVSFLNKASIQVLLMDIPNETNVIIDGSGSRYIDPDVLEAIHNFKHNAYTKGIIVTLEHIKKSYSVPKVNIKIVEQN